From Betta splendens chromosome 3, fBetSpl5.4, whole genome shotgun sequence, the proteins below share one genomic window:
- the LOC114852358 gene encoding zinc finger protein 27-like isoform X4, producing MGECVNACLRLCRDVQPGTELLLLDETGGKNLNPDVPRSEDSSTALRTDEKQKDPEVIANIPISQGTKGNRRPETNQKDEEQEQPLQNPHTGSRKSCSTAPRKRRKVRRTMCEPSPNSDRRQEDCADSRTVKNNVTAVRHRGGEGWDPAAVDRCSHSSATDKQTDSHIPSGATTARCSTRLAAKPRRVHSVSSRVKRPHGRPDPPAQTTEPVLDPPGSPKPVLQSVACVNASQPQAESVTAACAAAALTWCPETRERRYRCSSCGKRFYQLSHLKKHHFIHTHTKPFTCDECGKHYTSVESFRAHQMSHRGERPFSCPHCEKSYGLKRDLREHMVLHTGERPYPCELCGKAFARRPSLRIHRLLHCSRKVYTQPPKVQCSVCAKLLANSGSLRNHMKLHTGEKPHICQHCGKRFSQKGNLECHLRIHNKEKPYRCDECNQSFAQKPELRRHMFSHTGGGFLCSYCGRSLRDPHSLKSHERLHTGERPHCCPVCGKGYTLATKLRRHVKSAHLKEKPYVCHCGAAYTVRQSLLRHQSQHRTEGGGQNQVEEGQQGDVNSSQEEVVHGPATGSSSHPKPIRGRPKKKNAGEKEGEAKQGRRTGKAEKQARWAGSEVRGHETTGGQDGDAPGSVQHTVVYVTDNLSTRVSTPLLLASDSSLTGAGQELVEVVISEGSEQCIVVRGQQTVGELLVLEEEESGLCSVAQTVEIDSV from the exons atgaGAAGCAGAAAGATCCAGAGGTTATTGCCAACATACCGATCAGTCAAGGAACAAAAGGGAACCGGAGACCAGAGACAAACCAGAAGGACGAAGAGCAGGAGCAACCACTGCAAAACCcccacacaggcagcaggaagAGTTGCTCCACCGcaccgaggaagaggaggaaagtcAGGAGAACCATGTGTGAGCCAAGTCCCAACAGTGACAGACGACAGGAAGACTGCGCTGACAGTCGCACCGTGAAGAATAATGTGACAGCGGTGAGGCACAGAGGCGGTGAAGGCTGGGACCCGGCAGCTGTGGACAGATGCTCTCACTCTAGTgctacagacaaacaaacagactccCACATCCCCTCTGGGGCCACTACAGCGCGGTGTAGCACTCGCCTAGCGGCTAAACCACGAAGGGTTCACAGTGTGAGCAGCAGGGTAAAACGACCACACGGCCGCCCTGACCCACCCGCACAAACAACAGAACCGGTCCTGGACCCCCCCGGGAGCCCAAAACCTGTCCTCCAAAGCGTGGCTTGTGTGAACGCATCCCAGCCTCAGGCCGAGTCTGTCACCGCAGCGTGTGCCGCAGCTGCTCTTACCTGGTGTCCAGAGACCCGGGAGAGGCGCTACAGATGTTCCAGTTGTGGCAAGAGGTTCTACCAGCTCAGTCACTTGAAAAAACACCACTTTATCCACACGCACACGAAGCCCTTCACCTGTGATGAGTGCGGGAAGCATTACACCTCTGTAGAAAGCTTCCGGGCTCATCAG ATGAGCCACCGTGGGGAGCGGCCCTTCTCCTGTCCTCACTGTGAGAAGAGCTACGGGCTGAAGCGGGACCTGAGGGAGCACATGGTCCTGCACACTGGAGAAAGGCCTTACCCCTGTGAGCTCTGTGGCAAGGCTTTTGCCCGGCGACCATCACTACGCATCCACAGGCTCCTTCACTGCAGCAGGAAAGTCTACACGCAGCCCCCAAAG GTTCAGTGCTCAGTCTGCGCCAAGCTGCTGGCGAACTCGGGTTCTCTGAGGAACCACATGAAGCTGCACACGGGTGAAAAACCGCATATCTGTCAGCACTGTGGCAAGCGTTTCAGTCAGAAAG GGAACCTCGAGTGCCATTTGAGAATCCACAATAAAGAGAAACCATATCGTTGCGACGAGTGCAATCAGAGCTTCGCCCAGAAGCCGGAACTGCGCCGCCACATGTTCTCCCACACCGGAGGGGGGTTCCTCTGCAGTTACTGTGGCAGGTCGCTGAGGGACCCACATAGCCTCAAGTCCCATGAACGGCTACACACTGGAGAAAGGCCGCATTGCTGTCCTGTCTGTGGAAAAG gTTACACTTTGGCCACTAAGCTGAGGAGACACGTTAAATCTGCTCACCTGAAGGAGAAGCCGTACGTCTGCCACTGTGGCGCTGCCTACACTGTGAGGCAGAGTCTGTTGAGACACCAGTCTCAGCACAGGACAGAGGGAGGTGGTCAAAACCAGGTAGAGGAGGGGCAGCAAGGGGacgtgaacagcagccaggaggaggtcgtgcaCGGGCCTGCGACTGGAAGCTCCAGTCATCCAAAGCCAATCAGAGGCAGACCCAAGAAGAAGAATGCTGGAGAAAAGGAAGGTGAAGCAAAGCAGGGCAGGAGGACGGGAAAAGCAGAGAAGCAGGCGAGGTGGGCAGGAAGTGAGGTTCGAGGCCATGAGACGACAGGAGGACAAGATGGAGACGCCCCAGGCAGTGTCCAGCACACGGTGGTGTACGTCACAGACAATCTGTCCACGCGTGTCTCTACCCCTCTGCTCCTCGCCTCAGACAGCTCACTCACAGGAGCCGggcaggagctggtggaggtggtgataTCGGAGGGCTCAGAGCAGTGCATCGTGGTCCGTGGACAGCAGACGGTGGGAGAGCTGctggtgttggaggaggaggagagcggacTCTGCTCTGTGGCTCAGACGGTGGAGATAGACTCTGTGTAG